One Deefgea tanakiae genomic region harbors:
- a CDS encoding YqaA family protein, with protein sequence MDILLWLVGLFASAFLSATVLPGNSEAALLAALHFKPSLGLLAVTVASLGNILGGLLTVWMGRKLPPAPQKPWLQKLQKLGPISLLMSWLPIVGDAVCGLAGWLRWPWWSVTLYLSIGKIARYLAIYVLFN encoded by the coding sequence ATGGATATTTTGCTGTGGCTGGTTGGGTTATTTGCATCGGCTTTTTTATCAGCTACCGTTTTACCCGGTAATTCAGAAGCCGCTTTATTAGCCGCTCTGCACTTTAAACCTAGTTTGGGCTTACTGGCGGTCACGGTGGCTTCGCTGGGTAATATTCTGGGTGGGCTGTTAACGGTCTGGATGGGGCGAAAATTACCGCCAGCCCCGCAAAAACCGTGGTTACAAAAGTTGCAAAAACTGGGGCCAATCAGCTTGCTGATGTCGTGGTTGCCGATTGTGGGTGATGCGGTTTGCGGTTTGGCAGGATGGTTGCGCTGGCCGTGGTGGTCGGTGACGCTCTATCTATCGATTGGCAAAATAGCCCGCTATTTAGCGATTTATGTTTTGTTTAATTAG